CTTATATAAGATAATTTCAATATCTTGGTGGATCCAGAAAAAGCTAAAGTTTATGTAGAAACATAAAACCGTCTAATCTGCTTGAAATGGtctattttcatttctccTCTTATAGTCTCAGACCAAATCAAAAGTAAATCGAAATCGTTCtaaataattgtattaattctataatgaaattaatttaatttaaaatgaaagtaTTTTCCCATTAAAGCTGGATTCACTCTCTGGGATGTTTCTTCGTGTCTATTTCGTTTGCAATATACTGTAAAAGAATCACATTTGCTGGCAGGTGCAGTTACGACTACTTGGAAATCTCTGAACCAGACGCAGACGTGCCTGCTCGACGTCTGTGTCACGATTGGAGCGGCAAGCTCAAGCTTTTGCGGCACATAAGCAAAGGGTCAGAGCTGCAGCTGCTCTTTTCCTCTGATTACTCGCATCGCTTCGGAGGATTCAAGGCCCGCGTTTTCATGGAGAATGGTGAGTTCTGTTTTTGCAATATGCAGATGTAGTAAAATATCATCCTGGGAATATTTTATCATGAGAACTTATGAGATTTCCCCATTTTacagagcaaacaaaataactATTGTTTTTGCTACATTCCTACTATAAACCCTTGACACATTAAAACATAATGTGCGCTAACGCCACAAAGCCCCCCTTTGGTCAAAAACCTTTCCTGTGTACGTGTTGCAGACAAGTTTGAGTGTGCAGAGAGCCGAGAGATTAAGTACAACAGCTCGTGCTACCTGTTCATCGGATTCCCGGAGGTAACGTGGACCACAGCAAGACAAGTCTGCCGTGGCATCAATGTGAGTAAACTTCAAAGGAATCTGGATTACTGCTCAATTTGCCGAATCggatccaattttatttcctcttgattaaaaaagtgctCCATTGGAGAAATGGCTAGCAGCTTTTATTCCAAAGGGGAAATCTGCCTCGGAGGAATTCTAAATAAACGGCCGCAGTTGGCTTGTTTCCACGCTCGCCATTGATCAGCAGCCGCCTTTCATTCCTCCTCGGTGGTTCGGCGGGCTGCAAATTTGCACAAAGGACGAGATTGTAATTAGCAGATCCTGCCGATGAGATGTATATGCGGGCAGCCATCGACCGGATTCTTTTGATTGCAATCGATTTCAAAACCGTTTTCAGCGGTGAGAAAATGTGTAATTTCCCTAAATGGCATCGCAGGCGCCCGCTTGGACGCGATTAATTGGAATTGTGTGCGCAGCTGGGGTGCCCTATTTTTCACGGGCACGCGATGTAATTAAATGCGAGTGGTCCGCTCCGAGCTTTTTCACTCTGATGGATTAGCCAGCAATTCCATTTGCGCAAGTCCAACCTTTTATGAGGCAAAAATTACaagcacaattaaaattaccacTTAAACAGGaacttttgacaaaattttctacaaaacaaataatttattgctggttatttgttttaatgtgTTTCACGCAAAATTTCTTTGTTACACGAACTTCTTACCTATTTTCTGCgcaacaaattttgtaattattcgTTTTAGCTTTTacttattattgattttctttcaagaaagcaataaaacttCACCATTAAAAGTCAATCAATCATCTTCGTGACATTTTCTTGCAAAGAACGAGTATGCTCGCGACTGAACTTTGGTGCATGGATAATTACTCAAAACCAAGAAGGTGCCTAGACTTTAGGGTTGGGAAAGTTTAAATCTAATATATTAAGTAGAAACTGTTTTGTATTGAACAGattaaacagctgaaataaACCCTTGGTGAGTGTTTTACCACTATTAATTCCCGAGAATATTTCACCTCTGTGCGGTCGTGGTACTTATACTGAGTTTCAAAGCCGTTAACAAAACAATCAAGCTTCATAGACTGtatgaaatgaaaagcaatttaacggcctttctcattatttctgtaaaaaaagaatagggaattttaattgaaattccgcCAGAGAACAAAAGCCTTGGGCAGAACAAAGAGGCGAGCAGGAAGGAAGGAATCGAAAGTTTGCCCTTACGCGCATCTTTTGTCTCTCAGGTTTCTATTCATTAATTGTTTCATCAGCCGAAAACTCCACACAGGAGCGCGTTCATGAaagagataattaaaattctccttCCTTCTCTCTCCACGGTGGGATtaatttgaggaaattttcgagccgcaaataattacataatGCGTTTTTTGCAGGCTGAGCTAGCTAGCGTGCACGACAACGACGAACAATCTTTCCTCACGACAGCGTTGCGAAATTCAGAGCAATACTCAGCAAACTCTGTCTTTTGGCTCGGCGGCCGCTTAGAGGCAAACTCGACACAGCTGACTTGGTCTGACCAGAGTTTGGCCTCTTTCACGGGTATGACTTGAAAATGTAACCTTCCTTTTTTATGTAtctgattatttaaaaaaaacataataaagaAGATATAGTTTCAGCTGAGAACTGGCAATGATATGCATTTCTCACTTTTCCTTTTGCCTAATTcactttttatcattttttattttatctccttTGATGTTTTATGTTTCTTCTTATCATGTCAAagtacaaatattttacaaaatagcaattaaattattttatgtgatCATTTGTTGCTCACAACTTTTGCTAATAATTCCTCATCGACTGGTATTGCTTAGGTCAATTAATTAGAAGTTTGCTTTCACGTGAGTTATTGCATgtgacatttaattttgtcattagCTTGGCCTGCGGGCGTGCAGGCGAGCAGGGAGGACCGTTGTCTCGCGGTCGGATGGCAGACCGCACCCACAGTCGGATTATCCAGTGGCCTCTACTGGCAAGCACAAAGGTGTTCGCTTGTCGGCGGATTTGTCTGCCAACGCAGAATTCAAGGTAAGCAGCTTTTTAACAACAAGGCAGAGATAAATGTTTCCAAGTTTCTCTCTCTAAACACTACAtggctaaaatattattaatttaattttcgttggGATTATGTATTTATGAACAATCCTGtgaattagataaaatttatttatttttatcttcttcaaatttttctattaatttacaattttgttgcCTCATAATCAGATCTACCAGGCGCTCTGAGCACCAACAAAACGGTCGAGGGAACTTCTGGATTGCTGCAATCTCCAAATTTTCCTCAAGCCTATCCGGCCAACGTAGATTATTGGGTCAAAATCACTGCGCCAGCAAACTCAAGGCTTATTGTCTCATTCAAGAAGATTGATTTGGAGCCTCAGTCCGAGTGCCTGTATGATTTCATCGCGATGTGGAACTACGATGAGACCGAGCCAGCCGAAACTGTCTGTGGCACAAAAACAGAAGAAGAGCTCAAATTGTTAGTAGTTATATTCtcatcaatgaaaaaaatgaactaaaaattgTTCAGGTTTCGGTTCGTTTCGACAAGCAACCAGGTCTTGGTTCACTTCCGTTCGGACTTTTCAATCTCAGGGTCAGGATTTGAGCTAGAATGGAAGGCCGTCCCCTTGTTAGGCTGCCCAGAGCAGACCCTAATGGCCAATGAgggcaaatttaaatcaccaaACTTCCCCGACTTCCTGCTCACCAATTTAGATTgcacaatcaatattttagcGCCAGGTTGCTCCCTTGTGGTGGAAGAAATAAGcagacaataaaatttcaacattttcagaGAGAAAACGAGTTTGGTTCCACTTTGAAGAGTTTCACGTTGATCCGGAGTTCAGCAACGTGGAAATCTCGCTAGGCAACGGAGCCAACTTTCAGCCGTTTCAGCTCAAGGCCGTAGCAAGTGACGGCACATATCTGTCCGAGGGCGAGTCCCTGCAAATCAGGCTGAGAACCTCGGCCTCTGAAGCTGTGATGAAAAGTCGCGGGTTCAAAGCTGTCTATTGGGCGGGTAAGCGGATAGAATTCACAGGCAGGagatatttgttttgatttgaaaactTTTCAGTGGACCAAGTAGATGAGGAACAGTCAATATACATAGCCCCAAACCAAACGGCACTTCTGTTGCCCCTGAATTGGCCAGAGATGTCACCAGAATCTGAAGGGAACTTTCGATTTGCTCAAAAACtggtgaaatattaaaataaataattccagaTCGATATTAAGTAATCGTGTATTAGATCGCCCCAATGGGCTACACAATCAGACTGACGCTGTTTGGCCTGCAAGTGGCGCCAAAGGAAAGCGCCGAGTCTTGCTTGGAGGTGCAAGACTTTTACTCGGAGGCCAACGGCACTAGCTGGTCTCTTTGTCGTTTTGACAACGCCAGCACCCCAGTCACACTGACTTCGTACCTGAATATGCTGCTCATCACGCAGGGAGGCGGAGATCTCCTCAACGCCACGGTTTCAGTGGACAACGGTGGGAGTCATCACTGTTGAAAAATGCAGTTATTATTaactaaaacaattatttcaattccaGATTCTGGATTAAAACAGAAACTACTGCTGCCGTCCTTAGGCTCAGGAATAGACTCTTGCACGCCTGACCCGTGCCAAAACGGCGGCCATTGCATCGCAGCCAACAACAACAAGCACAAAAATCGGCCTAATGTGTGCCGGTGTCCAGGACATTTTACAGGTTGAAGAAAACATTATGCAATGCATGATAATTTTACGATAGCTGGGATCATttcaatcaaacaattttttggttaaaaataaaacggagcTATGTGATgggatattaattaaaatataaagatcTATTTATGattcagtttaaataaaattgaatatcttttacatcgatttaatttataatttttctacgCACGTGACATTATAAATTCTTATATCCAGGTCCGTTTTGCGCACTGACATTGTGTGACCTCTCGCCGTGCATGTTCGGCACGTGCGAACTGATTACGGGCAGCTTCAAGTGCAACTGCCAACCGGGCTACCGCGGCACAAACTGCGAACAAAAGCACCGGCCCTGTCTAGACAACCCATGCGAGGGGAGGGGGGACTGCTCTGAGCGTCCCGGAGGGGAAGGTTTCCTGTGCAGATGCCACGCTTGGTGGGAAGGTGAGTTTGTGTCAATCGTCTCATCAACGCCTGCAAACGCTGTTGGTGGGCATCCCGCTCGTCGAATGTGCgaagccggttgcatacacaTTTCTAGATCTGATCgatgtgcgtgtgtgttttcagGATCGCGATGTGAGCGTCGCATGATCAAAATTCCGTTCAAACCGCTGTCGGAGCGGATGCTGCAGGAGCCCTTTTGGTTAGGGTTGATCACTGTCATGATAGTGTTAGTTTGCATTGGCCTTGTGTGGTGTGCTAAACGACATTTCCCTGAGAAATTAGAGAAGTTGTTAGCGGAAGAGGCAGATCGTTCTAGACCTAGTaagaacaacaattttttactctatcTACTTCACTTTCTTGAATGCCACTTTTCTCTCTTAATCTTCAGTAGACAAAGAGTAGTTAGAGCTCTGCTAGTAACCTCTCTTTCTTTCCGTCTTTCTACTTTTGGgtgaaatttgcttttcaagCAGAATTCATCTCGTTGTTGGTAACTCGCTTTGGTTGATATTTACGCCGCTTTCGTATGCAAAACTAGGCTATGCCTTGTCTTCATCGGCGTCACTGTCCGCCCCTGGCGGCGCCGGTGGCATGGGCGTCGCCTGCAGCCCAGTCGGGGCGCCAAGGAACTCTCTGCTCGGCCGACTGGGCATCAGAAAGCCCTCGCTTCTCAGCCTAGCGCCATCCAGTCCCAAGGATGGCTCCGCCCCACGCACTTTCAGTCTAGATGACCTGCTCAGACGTAAGTATCGTGCTTTTGAAAATGCGGCGAGGACACTGGGTTGAATgttagaatttaataaaaataaatcatgccgTGTCATTTTGTATCGACTCGCTTTACACGGAAAAGGCTATGGTCACGcttgaatttttgctttcgGCTATTTTAGAATTGTATAGGATGATAATTAGCATTGAAAGCTGCATTTGTCACGGAATatagattaaattattgaaagtaCGATTCCTTAGAAAATTGTTACCTTTGGTGTATCttgtattgattttcaataccATCAGGAACCCCAAGTCCAAGAAAGAAACGAACCAATTCGACCCCAACGAGAAAGCCGcttgacaagaaaaaaattctgcagCAACTGGTCACGCCAACTGGCGGAGGCAGCACCATGTCAGTTAACTCGGCCGTTGAAGTCTCTAGAAAGGTGAAAtctctgttttaaaattaaatttttattgctttgtttATCTGCAGGTGAGTCTAGGTGAACTCATCCAGATGAGTGACAAAAATAGGCGGACCAAAAGTGAAGAAGGACCTTCCCCTGCAGAAGCCGAAACCTCCCTTGATGCAGACCCTAAATTGGAAAAGAAGGTTTgccaataatttgaatattttttcagagaagctcatatttattaaataagaatgaaaaatttcgttGATccatttgttaataaaaacgATTATTACATTTCCAGGTGACATTTGCCCGTCTTCTGGACAAAGTGTCAGCTGAAATGAGTTCTGGATCAGGCTCCGGTTCTCCTCCGTGTGGCAAAAAGCTGCACGCTCAAGGAGCAGTGTCTCAACCAGACAGTGGCAGTGAGGACGTGTCCACGACCTTCTCAGGGTCTGACCCAACACTACCCTGCACCAGTCGTCGCTTGCTACCAACGAAGAACACTCGTCTCTCTCGCATGTCCAGTGCAGACTCTATTCTTGCCATGTTCAGGTGAGAGGCACAACATTGCTGTCCACTGCCACGTGTGTCTAACCAAAACGTGTTCCTCTCAAATTCTCGCGCACTTCTAGAAGGTAGCCCAGATCGCGACGAAAATGAGCAAGGTCACTTGCTACTTCTCTGATTCTTTTgattgagaatattttttcatctctaTATCCCTCTCTTTGCTCTCGCacttgattggtcgattctcCTTCCATCTGCACTGCATTTCCTCTCCCTTGTATTGCGCTTAACAAAAATTGCGGATTTtgaactaaataattttcttgcagGACCACGTTCAACGCCAGATCATCGCAGCCATCAACACCGTCCAGCCCGCAGGATGTCAGCGCCGACGAATCGTCACCCGGTCCAACGCCTGCGTCGTCGAGCGCCCCTGACTCGCCCATGTCCATTCATCTCTCGACCATTGAAGTTCCAGTCATTAGCTCAGGTATGTGAAAACCAGTTAAATTAATCTGCTAAgcctaaattttaatgaatttaaaaatacctctGCGAGAAAAAAGGATGATCCTTAAATtcacatttcctttttttataaattttgattagatCTGTTTGAAATTCTGCTATTGATTTTGAGGTTAGAGTTGAGCAActggttcatttttttttcaaaaattgcatatcaagcatatcaattaaatttttgtaggaAAAGCATGTTCCTTTATTTCTAAACATTGATGCCAGTTGGCTGAGAGCTGTGCTATgcacattttcttttattaattttgatgtaaaatttttttgctacgctaatttatataaaaaaaacatggcAAAAAATCCACTAATATTGTATATTTggtgtaattattttgattcgaTTTCTCATTGTACTTACAGGTGGGAACAGTTCATCCCTGCAGCATCCACCGACCATCCTACTTGAAATTCCCACCATCGAGTACGGGAAATGCTTGTCGCCGATCAAAGAGGTGCCAACCCCGATCCCGTCGCCAGCGCCAACTCCCTTGCTCGCACCCCGGCGCAACAACAGCAAAGAGCGCGTTGATGAGGACGAGGCCCTGCGCATCGAAGTGCTAAACCCCAGTCCAGTCACTTCGCCATCGTCCACAACGTCCAAATCCCTACCGATGACCACCTATCCGGCCCTCCTTTCGCCCAGCAGTGCCAAACTGCCGAAGAACAAACCCCCTACCAGTTTGCAGATCCCCACCATCTGTTTCCCAGACGACGACTCGCCGGTCAATCCCGTCGTCATCCCGATTCTTACCGTGCAGACGCCGTCGCCACCAGCACCAATGCCAACGGGGTCCCCGCCCCCGCACAGCAAACGCGGCCTCTCCTCCAAAAAGCTCCTGCGTGACCTGATGGCCGACAAACCTGGTTCTCTGGAGCTGCCGGGCGCCCCTCCCGTCATCACCATCACCAACACCCTGAGCGAGATAGAGAGCGACATTGACACGCCGGCCGTGGGCGCCAAGGCAGCCGTTCAGGGGCCAATGTGCTTCCTCAGCCCGTTCGCCATCAAGGGCGCGGACCACCGCACCGCCAGCGAGTCCAACCTGAGCTCGTCAGGGTACAGCTCGATGGCGAGTCCGGGACCGTCACGCTGCGGCTCCAGCAACCCCCTGTGCCCCTCCGAGCCAGAGGAAATCCTCACCCCTGCGGAACGGGGCCGAGAGGGGCCTGCGCCACCTCCGAGGAAGCCGTCCCCCCTGCTGCGGACCCCGGCCATCCAGCCACCGGAAGCTCAAGAGGCTTGCCCTGAATCCAACGATGAGGGCTTCGGCACCGACCACCTGGAAGAATGCAAACTTAAGCTGCCGTCCATTGTGGTTGAGACTGCCGAAGGCGGTGCACTCCTAAGCCCCGTCAGCTCGCGCAGCGAGAGTCCCCTGAGCGACAGAGTGACAGGCATGGACCGATTCTCGCCCCTGTTTTACCACAAATCAGAGCTTCCGTACACGGACTCGGACGGCCTGTACGACTGTCCGAGTTCGGAGGTGGCCAGCGGCAAGCAGAAGATTGGCGGCAGCCAAAAGAAGAAGGTGCGTCGGCCGAGCTCGGCGTCCCTGGTTTCCGCCAGGGGCGGCTCGACGCTGGGCGGTTTGCTGGAAGTGCCGTCGGCCAAGGAGCCGTCCTTCTCCTTACAAAGGTGCCACAGAAAAAGTCCTAAACGCCGCGCAGCGCGTATTGCACCTCCTAGTAGCTCCTCCTCCTCAGAAAGTTTGAATTCGTTCAGGTGAGATTAGCGGTGCGCCCTTTGTTGTTTCTGGCTTGTACCTATAACTAACTTTAAACACCTTTTATAATATACTGTTGATAAAGTTgtacatttccatttttaccaTATACAATATTTTAGCACTTATATTTTTAGCATATTTTCATGGCCCTGATTTTCgctgttgaaaataaagttcaacattcaaaatttattcttgttgGGACTTGCAATCCAGGTGAgcaagaatataattttatttttgaagttttgaGTACAAAAGTGATTTTTGTATGTCTCTCAATCCAAAATagatagtttattttttaatcatttaatttacacacatttttaagcatttcttACAATTGAGTTGAAAGATCACTAAACGTGTTTCACGCAAAAACTGGGGCCTACAATATATATAATCCACCCttctgctctttttatctTCCTCTATTGGACCCAAAAGCCAGCACCAACAAATGTACATGTCAGTGCACGTGAACccatagaaaataaaactgctttGAAACTCAAATACAAACCAAAAGCGGTTGTCTGCACGAGCCCTTTTAGGAATGTGATCTCCCTAATAGTGAAGTTCTGCTTTGGGTGTGCTTCTCGCTTTGAACGTTTATAGCGCTCTGGTGTCGCGATAGTATAGTGGAGGAAACGTGTTTTAAATCGCAGGGGCAACAGAAGCAGTCCAGCTAAAAGAGCCAAAGACGCCACCAGCCCGAGCAAGGTGTCCAAGGCAGTCGCTGAAAAAGCTGCTGCCGAGGTGCGGGTAACTATTGAATTCATTCGTTTGAAACAccgttttcaattattttattcttgtccAGAAGTGTTCGGTTCTTGAAGGAGCTCAGTTGTGGTTCACGAAGATTGAATTGAttactgaaatttgatgattaaGTAATATTTTCGAGTTTTTCTTAACATGTAATGTAGAACTAAATGCTAATTTTGATATTCACAACTAAACTGTGTAGTATTATAGAGGCTTCAACCTGAGTATCATGTATAAATTGATTATCACGCCCTGCTGCATTTACTCGCGCTTTCGCTTATGGTTGAATATGACTCAATTATTTCacgttaaaatttgtacaGGAATCATCTTCCAAAGATGACCAGACGGGTGACAACAATAAACTTTGGAACGGTCCTCCGTCAACGTCGGTGACGCGGGTGGCGAGGAAAATATCAAGACTGAAAACAATTAGCCATCAAATAAGGTGAAATTATGATCCGTATTGCCAAATTTCCAACCCTTACAAAAATTAGGTCCAAACTTTTCtcgtgagaaaaaaatcaattctcatttaagtttttaactGCACTGCTAATTCAtaagaaaaaatcagtttGGGAATGATCAGTTTGCAACCCATATtcggtaaaaaaatatgtagcaCCCCCGCACCTTTTAGAAACCCCACGAGCACCACGTGTTTGTATGTGAGGAAACTAAAGGAGCGATTGTCGGTCATTAACGGCGACAGTCTTTCCTCCGCTCAGGTTCCTGCGGCGACTGGAGCTGAGCATACGCCGGCGCGACGACCCGCAGCAGCAGACCCCGACGGACAACAGCGTGGACACCGAGCTGTCCTCTTCCGCGTCCAGTCCGACCCTGCCGACTGCGCCGGCCGCCTCCATATTGCGCATGaaagcgcgcgcgctcgcccgCCGGCAGATCCCCACGCGGATCCACTCGCGCTGCGAACTTGCCACCTTCCTGCTCGGCGGCCAAACCCACCAGGACTCGGACTGAGCGACACTGAAAACGAATGTTTGGTCTAAAGGTTTTATTTCCGTGTTCACTTTGATATTTACCACTTCACCATGCTCTTGGGTGGTTTTTACTCTAAATAGATCCGGCGGGCAGAGGAGGGGAACTTTTCATGAAGtatgttgtttaaatttaatgcattttgtttttcacaattaaatGTCGAAGACTTTTTATCCGAAAAGATCGCAAAACCTAATGCCACCAACctcaaataaataagcttTTCCTGTTGCAACATCTGTGAGGCATAAagattttccacttttatgGTGAGTCAATTTCTGCTgctcttaatttttatgggAGATTATCCATTCCAATATTCAACTTTTTTACTACATAAACCCAAAcgtttttatattaaactttttaaattattaatggttttgaatttcatctCGATCACAAATGTTCTTTTTACGATGATGGCATGGAAGATGTGGATTATATGTACATATTAATTATGGATATCAATGCTTGAAATTAGTTTATGGTGTACAAATATAGTCTTGATGATGACAGAAGAGCTCAAAAAATGCTCATAACAAGACAGGACACTGTGgaaattagttaaaaactggaagaggattgatatttttgtaaacaaatatGAATGGAATTATATTGTACTCTGATCAAAACGAACGCAGATATTTTAAGCAAGTTTGACTGCGCTGAGGCTTattgttctattttttctggaaagaGATAGAGACAAGATGTTTGTGTTATGATTTTGCTCACAAAATTGTACGAGTGATATCATTAAATTGTCTCTAGAGctaattaataagaaaatactCGAACGACTGCGCATACCCTGCAATAAAATCTCATGATTATTCTGATGCtgggaacaaaataaatgggaATCAagcaaagcaattttaaaagcagatgGGAAATTCTAAAGGAAACCTTGATGGAGAAACGTTGCTATTTTACACAGTGTTGACttcacttttgaaattttgagacGGCATTTTCTAACCGACAAAAACCATTCTGCGCCAAGTGTAACTCTGAAGTGCTCTGAATAAT
The nucleotide sequence above comes from Cloeon dipterum chromosome X, ieCloDipt1.1, whole genome shotgun sequence. Encoded proteins:
- the LOC135946802 gene encoding uncharacterized protein LOC135946802 isoform X7, translating into MLLGAVSLLLVGPVLVAAAPAAPWPTKEPLTAVPDDVCREDKDNSVGAGPATALRLALNHPLFDWKKGLVAGITYQVHVELQKRTDRPLMLLLQLSDGSLASFETKQDKLWPACGDGVLVNVPPDAQHIRVAFTFSQAPPTAKNVTFRASLFEAKSPLDRRHLIAAARVENLLIPGCALTSLTDHGNMSWTALEGASALHYDCHFTIPKPPLRRGLVVTLKRLNIAGAPGNCQDGYLQVGDGHTLCGKLEELRGTSIYLPEPEGAGLEIRVHAATQRGHPVQFEFSFRAVDACYNLTLTKQNSTFVSQVTADLSCSVRLHVAYGYRVALSLELRPAEHNDVLESSEGDIWDEVVLDDEYNNEEEILCPGLQIRVSGPDGEYWSQCASQVGPVVRLIGRSNQLQVSVTTVSSLDTIAQLHLRYFSIARPELTDDCPGYGWVGLSESSCALPLMDRALPWAQAAKECTRKGAHLVSVNSAQVQANLDNILKLSPGFSDEGAFWLGASDRIREGSFRWTDGQPLSYFNWFPGWPEFAQYNKQPSDDGLSEQDCIEMRRSFLVPSSTLPGSVSPTLRMTPTLMWNDRDCGASNLFVCEIQKTGVAESSESKTPATPRREESCNRNITLGRDLGLSPSAVVTSPGFPHSYPDNARCLTRVFAPPGHHVVIDFEELVLEKEPMCSYDYLEISEPDADVPARRLCHDWSGKLKLLRHISKGSELQLLFSSDYSHRFGGFKARVFMENDKFECAESREIKYNSSCYLFIGFPEVTWTTARQVCRGINAELASVHDNDEQSFLTTALRNSEQYSANSVFWLGGRLEANSTQLTWSDQSLASFTAWPAGVQASREDRCLAVGWQTAPTVGLSSGLYWQAQRCSLVGGFVCQRRIQDLPGALSTNKTVEGTSGLLQSPNFPQAYPANVDYWVKITAPANSRLIVSFKKIDLEPQSECLYDFIAMWNYDETEPAETVCGTKTEEELKLFRFVSTSNQVLVHFRSDFSISGSGFELEWKAVPLLGCPEQTLMANEGKFKSPNFPDFLLTNLDCTINILAPERKRVWFHFEEFHVDPEFSNVEISLGNGANFQPFQLKAVASDGTYLSEGESLQIRLRTSASEAVMKSRGFKAVYWAVDQVDEEQSIYIAPNQTALLLPLNWPEMSPESEGNFRFAQKLIAPMGYTIRLTLFGLQVAPKESAESCLEVQDFYSEANGTSWSLCRFDNASTPVTLTSYLNMLLITQGGGDLLNATVSVDNDSGLKQKLLLPSLGSGIDSCTPDPCQNGGHCIAANNNKHKNRPNVCRCPGHFTGPFCALTLCDLSPCMFGTCELITGSFKCNCQPGYRGTNCEQKHRPCLDNPCEGRGDCSERPGGEGFLCRCHAWWEGSRCERRMIKIPFKPLSERMLQEPFWLGLITVMIVLVCIGLVWCAKRHFPEKLEKLLAEEADRSRPSYALSSSASLSAPGGAGGMGVACSPVGAPRNSLLGRLGIRKPSLLSLAPSSPKDGSAPRTFSLDDLLRRTPSPRKKRTNSTPTRKPLDKKKILQQLVTPTGGGSTMSVNSAVEVSRKVSLGELIQMSDKNRRTKSEEGPSPAEAETSLDADPKLEKKVTFARLLDKVSAEMSSGSGSGSPPCGKKLHAQGAVSQPDSGSEDVSTTFSGSDPTLPCTSRRLLPTKNTRLSRMSSADSILAMFRTTFNARSSQPSTPSSPQDVSADESSPGPTPASSSAPDSPMSIHLSTIEVPVISSGGNSSSLQHPPTILLEIPTIEYGKCLSPIKEVPTPIPSPAPTPLLAPRRNNSKERVDEDEALRIEVLNPSPVTSPSSTTSKSLPMTTYPALLSPSSAKLPKNKPPTSLQIPTICFPDDDSPVNPVVIPILTVQTPSPPAPMPTGSPPPHSKRGLSSKKLLRDLMADKPGSLELPGAPPVITITNTLSEIESDIDTPAVGAKAAVQGPMCFLSPFAIKGADHRTASESNLSSSGYSSMASPGPSRCGSSNPLCPSEPEEILTPAERGREGPAPPPRKPSPLLRTPAIQPPEAQEACPESNDEGFGTDHLEECKLKLPSIVVETAEGGALLSPVSSRSESPLSDRVTGMDRFSPLFYHKSELPYTDSDGLYDCPSSEVASGKQKIGGSQKKKVRRPSSASLVSARGGSTLGGLLEVPSAKEPSFSLQRGNRSSPAKRAKDATSPSKVSKAVAEKAAAEESSSKDDQTGDNNKLWNGPPSTSVTRVARKISRLKTISHQISLSSAQVPAATGAEHTPARRPAAADPDGQQRGHRAVLFRVQSDPADCAGRLHIAHESARARPPADPHADPLALRTCHLPARRPNPPGLGLSDTENECLV